The nucleotide sequence CTTGGGATGCTTAGGAATGAGCGTGGTCCCGTAGTTGAGGTTGGGCGCCTGGTCACGCAGAAAGCCGACGATCCATGCGCCTTCCACGCATGTGGCGACCTTCTCCGTCTGGAACGCCCCGCCGCCCCAGCCCTGGCCTACGTCGGCGGGCATTATGCCGATGCCCTTCTGCGCGAGACCTGTGTAGTAGCCGAATGCATCGCGGAAAGCGGGGTCCAGTAGGTTTGTCTTGCCATTTCCGTCGAAGTTCTCAAACCCGGCAGCGTAGGCGAACGCTCCCATGCGGGCGTATTCCGGGGCGAGGGCAATGCCGTACACGTCCTTCATACCCGCTTTGACCATTGACAGCTTGTCGGCGAAGGTGTTCCAGTCGTCGTTCTCATTGGGGTAGGGCACACGGGCCACATCGAATATGTCCTTGTTGTAGAACACTGCAAGGGTGTTGAAGTCCTTGGGAATGCCGTAGATCTTGTCCTTGTACGTGAAACCAGCGAGAAGCGACGGGATGATATCCGTCTTCTTGAGCGTTGTCGACTTGGCGAGATACGCATCCAAGGGCTCTACTGCGCCCGATGAGAACAGGCCCTTGGACCAGAAGATGTCCACATAGAACAGGTCGGGCCCTGTGCCGGCCGACAGGGAGTTGAGCAGCCACCGGTCGTAGTTGTCGGCAATCGGTTCGTAAGATGCCTTGATCCCTTTCAGCTTGGGCTGAACGAACCTGGCGATCAGTTCCTCCACGATGGCCGTGTCGGTTCCGCCGAAACCGCCAACGCGGATCTGGATGTCGGCCGCGCTTGACGTGGCGGCCAGTAGGAGTCCGAGTACGACGAGGATCAACACTATCTGACGCTTCATCCTAGAGGACCTCCTTCTCATTTTGCACGGACCATGGATCTAGGCACAGGCGCTACTGCTTTCGCTTCCTAATTCACCTCCCGTGGCCTGCATGTGGATTTGCGCACTACTAGCTGCGCCTTAAGAAGAACGCGAGACGGCGGCATCTCGCCGTTGCACGCAGACACCAGGATCTCTCCTACGGTTTGGCCAAGTTCATATCTGGGCTGGCTCATCGTAGTGAGTGGCGGGGCAGTCATCGCGGACATCTCGATATTGTCGAAACCCACCACCGACAGGTCTTGCGGCACACAGAGCCCGCGTTCTGCCGCTGCCTCGAGAACACCCATGGCCATGATGTCGGAGGCGACGAAGACCGCTGTGATCTCCGGGTTCTGATTGATGAGTGACAGAAAGGCCGCTTTCGCCCCTCCTGCAGTGAAGTCGCCTTCTGCTGAGAGGGCGGGGTTGAACCTTACGCCGTAGTCGGCGAGGGCGGCCTGATAGCCCTCGGAACGCTCGAAGCTCACGGAGGCGC is from Clostridia bacterium and encodes:
- a CDS encoding ABC transporter substrate-binding protein — encoded protein: MKRQIVLILVVLGLLLAATSSAADIQIRVGGFGGTDTAIVEELIARFVQPKLKGIKASYEPIADNYDRWLLNSLSAGTGPDLFYVDIFWSKGLFSSGAVEPLDAYLAKSTTLKKTDIIPSLLAGFTYKDKIYGIPKDFNTLAVFYNKDIFDVARVPYPNENDDWNTFADKLSMVKAGMKDVYGIALAPEYARMGAFAYAAGFENFDGNGKTNLLDPAFRDAFGYYTGLAQKGIGIMPADVGQGWGGGAFQTEKVATCVEGAWIVGFLRDQAPNLNYGTTLIPKHPKTGQRGNFIYTVSWSMNAASKHKEEAFKALELLTSPEAQQWVLERGLALPSRVALVNNPYFKRTDREAIANKVVFEGASSGSVKPFEFGSYGGDWMTPINQALSSVMSGQQTVDKALSEAAKRLDVLTK